Part of the Nocardia higoensis genome, CGCGTCCTCGCCTGCGGCGGCACGGGCGAGTTCGGCGGTGCCGTCCGAGGACCCGTCGTCGAGGATCAGCACGCGCAACCGGGGGACGCCGACCTGGGCACGCAGGTCGGCGATCAGATCGGGCAGCCTGCTCGCCTCGTCGCGTGCGGGTACGCACACCGTGACCGGTTCGAGTACCGCGAGACTCGGGTGCAGGCGGGGCACGGTGAACCGGTTGACGAGGGCGATGACGCAGCCGGTCAGCGCGAGGCCCGTGCCCAGGCCGGTCGCGGCGGCGGCCGGCCTCAGCGGAACTGCTTGACCGAGCGCCACCAGCGCCGCCAGGAGAACTGGTGTTCGGGGGCTTCGGGCGTCGGGTTGCGATTGAGGTAGGCCATGCCCGCCACGATCGCCGCGACCGCCAGGGTGATGCCGCCGACGATGCCCGCCCAGCCCGCGAACGAGCGGGTGTTCGGGTCGGGATAGCCCACTTCGGCGCGCAGCGTGGACACCTCTCCGGGCGGCAGCTTCCACGAGACCGTGTTGTCGCCCTCACGGGTGCCGTTGGTCTTGGCGACCCGCGCCGGGAAGGCGATGGTGAACTGCACGTCCGAGCCGTGCGGCGGCACCGATTTCAGGTCGATGCGCCCGTTCAGCGACACCAGGTCGCCCACCCGCTGGAACTGCAGCTGGATCATGCCCTGAGCCTGCTCGTTGAGCTGGGACAGTTGCTGCACATCGCCGAAGGACAGGTCCTCGAAGAACACCTTGCTGCCGACATAGCCGTCCTGGTTGTACGGCTCCACGCGCACCTTGGACGCCAACGATTCCGGTGCGGTCAGCTGTGGCCCGGTGTCCTCCGCGGAGGCGGGAACCACGGCCGCGACGATCCGCCCGGATACTCGGTCGTTGGACGACACCCCCATCGAGACCTGCACCCGTAGGCACCCGGCCAGCATCGGCACCAGCAGGGCGGCGAGCAGGACGGCGGACGCGACGCGAACCCGCGCCGTCGGCCGTGAAACGACCGCGGTGGTCGCGGCGGGTGGGGTGGCTGCACTCGATCGCACGGGTCACATCGTGCCAGGCCCCCCGCGGCCGGCGCCAAAGGGCAGCCGCCGACACGGTGATTCGGCGCATCACCCGGGCGGACGCACCACGCTCGCGAACCCGTGCCGGACCAGCACGACCAGCAGGGGGACGCCGAGCACCCCCATTCCGACGAAGCCGTAACCCGCCGAGACGGGCAGCCCGAGGAAGACCAGGTGCGCCAGCGCCGAACCCAGCCAGGTCCACAGGAAGACCACCACCGGCACGGTGTTGTCCACGCCCGACCGTTGCCGGGAAGGCGGCGGCGCGGCGCGCTCCCAGATCGTGAGTCCCAGCGCCATGAACAGCGCGACCACCAGCCAGCCGAGATAGTTGGTCAGCGGGATCTCGGGGATGCCCGGCAGTCCGGAATCGGTGTCGCACCAGGTCCATCGGTCGTCGTCGACCATCTGCGGATCGAGGAACAGATCCCAGCCCAGCGCGCCTGCCATCGTGAGCACGATGCGCGCCGGCTCGCGGGCCGCGCCCGCACGGTCGGCCAGCAGCGTGGCCACCACCCAGACCGGATACAGCCCGCCGGTCCAGGCCAGCGGGATCAGCAGCGGCACCTCGGCGAACGAGGGACCGAGCGGTCCGAGGGCGTATTCGTAGCAGCCGTAGGGCAGGCCGGTCGCGACGCCGAGGATCTCCGAGGACAGGCCGAGCCCGGAGATGATGACCAGTACGCCCGCGGCATAGCGGAACCCGCGGGTCATCGTGGCGTGCGCGAGCGCGGTCGCCGCGGACAGCAGCACGACGGTGATCGTCACCCGGTCGCGCGCGGTGCCGGAGGTCAGCGGATAACCGATCTGGGTGAGCACCAGCAGCACCGTGAAGAGCATCGGCAGGTGCCTGGTCCACCGCGCCGCGGTCGACGGCGATTCGTTCATCGGCGCGACAGGAACGGGATGCGGGAGCGGCGGCGATCGCGCAGGAACAGCCGCGCGGCGCTGCGTCCGCTGGCACCGCTGACCCCGCCACCGGGATGGGTCGACGCGCCGGTGAGGTACAGACCGGGGGCGCCGGGCACCCGCTGCCCGGACAGTTCCGGCAGCGGCCGCCACATCATCACCTGATCCAAGGACATCTCCACGTGCATGACATTGCCGCCGAGCAATCCCATCTCCCGCTCCAGATCCACCGGGGTCTGCGTGAACCGCTGCCGCACCGAACCGGCGAATCCCGGTGCCAGCGCGTCCACCTCGCCGATGATCCGGTCGGCTTCGCGCTCGGCGTGCTCGCTCCACGCGCTGCCGTCGGCCAGGCGATACGGATGCCATTGCGCCCACAGCGAGAGCTGGTGTTCGCCGGGTGGGGCGATGCTCGGATCCAATGCGCTGAAGCTCATCGCGAGCACCGCGGGCCGGGGCGGCAGATCGCCTGCCAAGGCCGCGCCGTGCGCGCGGTAGAGCTGCGCGCGATCGGAGACCAGCAACTGCAGCCCGCGCGCGGATTCCGCGGCGCTCGCGCCCGGATAGGCGGGCAGCGCGTCGGTCGCGACGCGCACGATCATGCCGATGCCGGGACCGACCCGGATACGGGACCGCCAGTCCTCGATCACCCCGGCGTCGAAACCGCCCGCCGCCAGCAGATCGAGCGTGGTCAGCACGTGCGCGCCCGCGATCACCGCTTCCGCGCGGATCTCCCGGCCCGCCTCGGTGCGCACCCGCCAGCCGGCACCGTCGCGGTGCAGGGACGTCGCCGCCTCACCGGTGCTGATGGTCGCGCCGTCGGCGCGCAGCCGGGCGGCCAGTGCCTCGGTGAGCGCGCCGCTGCCGCCCACCGCGCGGCCCGGCGGCAGCGTGTGCATGAGCGCCGCGAAACCGACCATGGGCGCGGACCCCGGTTCCGACATCGGCGGTCCGGACTGCGCGCCGAACCAGGCCAGCGCCGCCTTCAGCCGCTCGTCCCGGAAGAAGCTGTCCAGCAGCGCGTCCCCGGACTGCAGGAACTCCCGCGACAGCGCGCTGCCGCCGGATCCGGTGTCCAGACCCCAGAACGAGCGCAGCAGGTGCGGCGGCTGCGGCGCCGCGCCGAACGCGCGCATCACCCGGGTGCTGCGCGGTCCCCAGATGCCGACGAAGCGGCGGTAGGCGTCGGCCTCGCGGGAGCCGCAGGCACGTTCGATCGACGCGCAGGTCGCGTCCAGGCTTCGGTGGAACACGATCGGCGGCCCGTCGGCGGCGGGGGCGAAACCCCACGGATCGCAGTCGATATAGCGCAGGCCGAAGCGGGCAAGTTCCAGATCCTCGACGATGCCGGTGTGCCGGATCATGATGTGCGCCGAGGATCCGCGATCGACCCGATGCCCGGGGAAGCGCTCCACCGTGGACACCGCTCCGCCCAGCACCTCGTCGCGTTCGAGAACCTCGACCGCGTGCCCGGACCTTGCCAGATACGCGGCGGCGACCAGGGCGTTGTGGCCGCCGCCGACCACGACGACGGTCACAGCGGCAACCGCCTGCCCAGGATGGCGAAAGGCCTGCTGTCGCCGGAGAAGACGAAGTCACGGATCACGTCGTCGAATCCCTCCCGGCGGTACAGCCGCCACGCGCGGTTCTCCTCGGCGGGCACCTCCGGTGTGGACAGCAGCACGGCCCGCTCCGCGCGACCGGTGAGCAGCCTGCGCAACAACGTCCGGCCGATCCCGAGGCCCTGGGCGCTGGGGTGCACGTGCAACTCGGTCAGTTCGAAATAGTTCGAAAGCAGCTCGGACGCGGACTGTTCGGGCCAGCCGCAGCGGCGCATACCGACGCGCACCTGCTGATGCCACCACTGGTTCGGCGCACCGTGGTATCCGTAGGCGATGCCGAGCATCCGAGAGGTACGCGCGTCGACACGGCCGTTGTCGTCCGGCAGCAGCGCCGCGACGGCCTGCCAGCCCGCTCGGGTGGTGTGCTCGTTCCACATGGGGGCGCGGTGGTTCTCCGTGCCCCGGGGGTACTCCATGGCGGCCACGTACACCGACAGCGCATCGTGCAGCCGGTAGCGCAGGTCGGCGACCGAGAGGTCGACGACGGCGGGGGCGGGGGTCTGATGTGGCGTGACGGCGGTCATGGCTCTCGTCGATGTCGCGCGATGGGCGGTGGGGCAGGCAGGGGATGGACGGTTCGTTCGGCAGAACTTGTCGGTGGGTGTCCCTATATTCAAGCTCAATTCAAACGTTCGAATATCTGTTCGGTCCGCGCGGTGCGCGGGACGGGGAGCGCGAGCGGTGGTGCCGGTGTCGTCCGCGGGGCCGGCGGCGGTGCCGCGCCGGTTCGGAAGGGGACGGCTGATGAGTCGCAACGCAGCGCGGGAACGGCCGGGCAAGGCGGGCATCCTGCTCGACAAGGCCGACGGACTGCTCCTGCAGGCGGCGGGGGAGCGCGACCCGCGCGAACGGTTCCGCACGGCCTATCTGGCCGCGCTGCGCGGCGCGGGGGCGGTGCTGGCCTGCACCGGAGCCGATGCCGCACCGCGGGCGAGGTCGCGCAACGCCTGGGTGCTGTTGCAGCGCGCCGCGCCGGAATTCGTCATGTGGGCGGACTACTTCGCCGCCCGCTCGGAACTGCGCGCCGCGCTGGAGGCCGGGCTCGACCGTGACGTGGGCGACGCCGACGCCGACGAGTTCGCCTCGCGGGTGGGCGCATTCCTGCACGACGTGGCCGATCTGCTGCAGTCGGCGGCCCGTTTGCGCCTCGCCCCGGGCATGAGCGCGTAGCGGCTCGGCGACAGTTTCGTTCCACAGCGCCCATTGGGTGGTACGGCCCTGATCGAACTCGTATCATGGGGACAGATGGCCGCCAAGGTCGGCTATCTGTCGCCTACCCGGAGGCGACAGTCACGCCTAGTGCCGGGGGAGGTACCGTGCCACTCTCCGAGCACGAGCAGCGCATGCTCGAACAGATCGAGAGCGCGCTCTATGCTGAGGACCCGAAGTTCGCCTCGTCCGTACGCGGCGGGCGACTTCGCACCACCACGAGTCGTCGTCGACTCCAGGCAGCCGCTCTGTTCGCCCTCGGCCTGCTCTTGCTGGTCACGGGTATCGCCGGGCCGAAGCCGGGTGGATTCCCGATCATCAGCCTGATCGGGTTCGTGATCATGTTCGGCGCCGGTGTGCTGCTGTTGACCGGCGGCACCAAGGTGTCCGGCGGCGACGTGCCCACCGGTCGAACGGGCTCCGGCGGCCCTTCCGGTCGAAGTCCCGGCGGCCGCGGCCCCGGCGGGCGTCAGCGCAAGTCCGGCGGGTTCTCCGAACGCATGGAGGACCGCTTCCGCCGCAGGTTCGAGCAGGACTGAACGCGTGGGTGCGGTTCGCCGCGCCCACGACATTCTCATACAGGCGGCGCCGACCCCGACGGGTACGGCGTCGCCTTCTCGTGTTCGCCGGTCGATCGCGGACTCCGCGCGCTGCGCGCTCCCGGTGACCTCCCCGGCTGTGTGGCACCCGGCGTGCCCGGCCTACCTGTCCCGATGCGGCGGTAGGCGACACGCCGGGCGCCGGAGTTCGTTCCTGGTGCGGCGACATCCACCGGGACGGGTCCGCGGCACCTGATCCGGTACCCCCCACATCTCTCCACCGCCCTCCCTCGGGCACCCCTCATCCGGCCGTCCGCCGGGGAGTTTGCTGGTTGTTTCCGGGCTGTCGTGTGGTGCCCGCCGCGTGTCGTCAGGACATGCGCAAAGCCCCCCACATCAGTGATAGCTGGGATGACCTGCGGAATCGCTCGAGCGGGGAGCCAGATCACCTCTGGTTTCGATTGAAAGTGGGGGAAAGTGGGGTAATGTGGAGCGCGCACTACAGGAGAGACCATGCAGGCGCGGTGATCCGGTAGAGAGGTGACGAGAAGATGTTTCTCGGTACCTACACACCGCGTCTGGACGACAAGGGGCGACTCACGTTGCCTGCGAAGTTTCGAGATGAACTGGCGGGAGGGTTGATGGTCACGAAGAGCCAAGACCACAGCCTTGCCGTATATCCCAAAGAGGAGTTCACCGCGCTCGCGCGCCGAGCGGCGGCCGCGTCTCGAAGCAATCCGCAGGCACGAGCGTTCGTCCGGGCGCTGGCAGCCGGTACGGACGAACAGCGTCCGGACACACAGGGCCGTATCACGTTGTCGGCGGATCACCGTCGCTACGCCAACCTGTCACGGGAGTGTGTGGTGATCGGCTCGGTCGACTTCCTCGAAATCTGGGACAAGCAGGCGTGGGAGTCCTACCTCGCCGAGCACGAGGAGGATTACGCGCAAGCGAGAGACGAGTCGCTGGGCGGGATCTTCTAGCCGGGCGAGCGAGTGCCGCGCGGTCTCTGTCCGAGCGCGGACCCTGGCGTACTTCCCCGACGCCAGGTGCCGGTTCGGACAGGGACCACGGGGCACTCGCCCCGGTGATCATCAACGATATGTCCGATCCAGCCCGCAGCAGCATTCACCGCGTGACATCCCCGACGAGAACAGCCCGAGTGGACTCGGCGCCTCGCCTCGCGGTTCGCACGGATGCACATGCGGACGAAAACACAAGCAGAACAGGGCGACCCGTGTGCGCCGGCCGGAGATCACTCCACCGGATGCCCGTCGCGCCTACCGATGAACGCGAGGCAGAATCCGGGAGGTCGAGGTGAACCGTGAACAACGCGGCGCCCGTCATGTCCCCGTCCTGCTGCACCGTGCCGACGAATTGCTCGGCCCGGCGCTCACCGAGCCCGGCGCGGTATACGTCGACGCGACACTCGGTTTGGGCGGTCATGCCGAACATTTCCTGAGCACCTATCCCGAACTCCGTCTGGTCGGCCTCGACCGGGACACCGAGGCGCTGCGCCTGGCCGGCGAACGGCTGGCGCCGTATGCGGACCGGATCACGTTGGTGCACACCCGATACGACGGCATCGCCGACGCGCTGGTGCAGGCCGGACTCGATCCGGTCGGCTCGGTCAGCGGCATCCTGATGGACCTCGGTGTCTCCTCGATGCAGCTCGACGAAGCCGAGCGCGGCTTCGCCTACTCGGTGGACGCGCCGCTGGACATGCGCATGGACCCCTCCACCGGGATCACCGCCGCCGACGTCCTCAACACCTACAGTCACGGCGATCTCGCCCGGGTGCTGAAGAACTACGGCGAGGAGCGCTTCGCGGGCAAGATCGCTTCCGAGGTGCTGCGCAGGCGCGCTCAGCGGCCGTTCACCAGCAGCGGTGAACTCGTCGAACTGCTCTACGCGACGATCCCGGCCGCCGCCCGCCGCACCGGCGGGCATCCGGCCAAGCGCACCTTCCAGGCGCTGCGGGTGGAGGTCAACGGCGAACTCGATTCGCTGCGGGCCGCGCTGCCCGCCGCGCTCGATTCGTTGCGCGTGGGCGGGCGGATCGTGATCATGTCCTATCAGTCGCTCGAGGATCGGGTCGTCAAACAGGAACTGGCCGCGCGTACCACCTCCCGCACGCCGGTGGACCTGCCGGTCGAATTGCCCGGCATGGGACCGGAATTCCGGTTGCTGACCCGCGGCGCGGAGAAGGCGACCGAGCAGGAGATCGAGGAGAACCCGCGCGCCGCGCCGGTGCGGATGCGGGCGGCCGAGCGGATCGAGAAGTCGTCGTGAGCGGATGGCCGGAACGGACGGGGTGGGGATGTCCATGCGGAGCAGAGGAGGCGACGACGCCATGAGTATTCGGACGCGCACGGTTCCTTCGCCGGGTCGTGTCGCCCGCCGGGTGCAGGCCGCCGATCGGGTCAAATCCGGTGCCGCGCAACGTGCCTACGCCAAGCGGAGGGTGCGCGCCGAGCAGCTCACCGAGACACCGAGGCTGCCCCGCACGACCTCGGCGATGTCGGGGCGGATTCCCTTTGTGGCCGCGATCATCGCGATGCTCGGCTGTGGTCTGGCGCTGACATTGCTGCTCACCACCCGCGCCGCCGAGGACAGCTACCAGCTCAGTGACGCCAGGCAGCTCAACCGCACACTGGCCGAGGAACGCGCGGCGCTGCAGCGGGAGGTCGAGGCGGCCGATTCGGCGCCCGAACTGGCCGCGCGCGCCCGCGAACTCGGCATGATCCCGGCCGACGACCCGGCCCGGCTGCTGATCGCGCCGGACGGCGCGGTGATCGTGGTCGGTACCCCGACCCCGGTTCAGGGCGCGCCCGCGCCGCCGCTGAACACCACGCCCCGTGATCCGGCGAATCCCGCCGCGCAAGGCGAGCAGGTCGTTCCGTTGACCGCGGCGCTCACCCCCGCCCGTACGCCGGTTCCGGCCGCCGGTGATCGGCAGTCCACCCCCGCGCAGCCCGCGCCGGCGCCGGCTCCGCCCGCTGATCCCGCCGCGCCCGCCGAGGGGCAGCCCACGCCGCTCGGCACCGATGCTCAGCCCGTCCCGCCCGTCGAGGGACAGCCCGCGCCGCCGGGGGTGGACGGTCAGCCGGTCCCGCCGGTCGAGGGACAGCCGATCCAAGGTCAGCTGCCCGTCGGCGCGGTGCCCGCGCCGGTCCCACCGCCCGCTCCGGAGCCGGCCTCCGCGGCGGTGGAGGGGCTTCCCGCGACGCCCGCGCCGGTCGGAGCACTCCGGTGAAGCAGTCCAGGCCCGCACCGCCCCGGCGGCGCGGGCCGTCCACATCCCGACGTGCCGGCACTGCGGGCCTCGATCATCCGATGCGCCTGCGCTTGAGTGTCGGCCGGATCGTCATGCTGGTCGCGCTCGTGATGGTCGCGCTCCAATTGCTCTGGGTGCAGAGCATTTCCGCGCCGGGGCTCTCCGCGCAGGCCGCCAGTCAGCGCACCACCCGGCTGATCGACGAAGCCACCCGCGGCCCCATCGTCGATCGCAGCGGTAAATCGCTGGCCTTCACCATCTCGGCCAAGGCCCTGACGTTCCAGCCGGTGACCGAGCGCGCGAATCTCGCCGCGGCGCGGCAGAAGAACGACAAGGCGCCCGACCCGGAGCAGCGACTGCGCGATATCGCCAGAACGATCCACGAGAAGCTCGGCCCCGGCGCGCCGAAGGAGTCCGAGCTGCTCGACAAGCTCAACAGCGACGAGCAGTTCGTGTATCTGGCGCGCGGTGTCGATCCCCGCATCGCCACCGAGATCATGGTCGAGTTCCCCGAGGTCGGTTCGGAGCGCCAGGACATCCGGGAGTACCCGGGCGGCTCGCTGGCCGCCAATGTGGTCGGCGCGACCGGCTGGGACGGGCACGGCCTGATCGGCCTGGAGTCGGCGCTGGACTCGGTGCTCGCGGGCACCGACGGTTCGCACACCTACGATCGCGGCTCCGACGGCGCGGTCATCCCGGGCAGCTGGCGCGACAAACAGCCCGCCGTCGACGGCAACCGCGTCGAGCTGACTCTGGACTCGGATCTGCAGTACTACGTGCAGCAGCAGGTGCAGCTGGCCAAGCAGCGCTCCGGCGCGGCAGGCGCCTCGGCGGTGGTGCTCGACGCCGGGACCGGGCAGGTGCTCGCGATGGCCAACGACAGCACCTTCAATCCTATGCTGGGATCCAAGGATTGGGCCTCCACCGGGAATCCCTCGGTGAGCGACCCGTTCGAACCAGGCTCGGTGAACAAGATCGTCACCGCCGCCGCGGCCATCGAGTACGGCCTGACCACACCCGAGGAGGTGCACCAGGTCCCCGGCTCGATCCGGATGTCCGGGGTCACCGTCAGCGACGCCTGGAGCCACGACGTCGCGCCCTACACGACCACCGGCATCTTCGGTAAGTCGTCGAATGTGGGCACGCTGATGCTGGCCCAGCGGGTGGGTGAGGATCGCTTCGCCGACATGCTCTTGCGCTTCGGGCTGGGGCAGCGCACCGGCGTCGGCCTGCCGGGCGAGACCGCGGGGCAGGTGCCCGCCAGGGATCAGTGGTCCGGCGGCACGTTCGCGAATCTGCCCATCGGCCAGGGCCTGTCGATGTCGACACTGCAGATGACCGGGATGTTCCAGGCCATCGCCAACGACGGCGTGCGCATCCCGCCGCGCATCGTGAAGTCCATCGTCGCGCCGGACGGCTCCCGCACCGACGAACCGCAGCCCGAGGGCGTGCGGGTGGTCGGCGAGGAGACCGCGCGCACGCTGCGCACCATGTTCCAGTCGGTCACCCAGCACGATCCGGCCGACCCCGATCAGAACGGCACCGGCATGCAGGCCGCGGTGGAGGGCTACCCGATCGCGGGCAAGACCGGGACCGCGCAGCAGATCGATCCGCGATGCCAGTGTTACTCGACGTCGAGCTACTGGATCACCTTCGCGGGGATGGCCCCGGCCGACGATCCCCGCTATGTGATCGGGTTGATGCTGGACAATCCGCAGCGCAGTTCCGACGGCAGCGGCGGGCAGTCGGCGGCGCCGTTGTTCCATTCCATCGCTTCCTGGGCGCTGCAGCGCGACCGTATTCCGCCCAGCGCGGAGCCGTCCGGAAAGTTCGTGTTGCAGGCCGGTGCGTAGCGGTTCCGGGCGGACTCGGCCGTGGTCGCGGGGGTGCGTGCGGCGGGAAGGCCGAGCCACGTTGCCCGTCGATGTGCGCACGTCGGTAACCTGACTTGCCGCCACCTTCGCGGTGTCCGCTGAATCCGCCCCCTCGGAGAGGAGCAAGGTGCCCCAGCAGTCCAGCCAGCCCGTACTGCGGCCGATCGATCCACCGACGACGCCGCTGTCCACGGTGCTGGCGCTGACCGGCGCCGAACCGGCCACGCCCGGCGTGCCGGTCGACGATGTGAGTGTCACCGGTATCGAGCAACGCTCCGACGCGGTGCTACCCGGCGACCTGTTCGCGGCGCTGCCCGGCTCGCGCGCGCACGGCGCCCGGTTCGCCCGTGCGGCCGTGGAGCGCGGCGCGGTGGCGGTGTTCACCGATGCCGACGGCGCCGCGCGGATCGGCGAACTGCCGGTGCCGGTGCTGGTGCGCGAGCGCCCGCGCGAGGTGCTCGGCGAACTGTCCGCCGCGGTGTACGGGCACCCCTCGCGCGAGCTGCGACTGGTGGGGATCACCGGCACCTCGGGCAAGACCACCACCTCGTACCTGGTGGAGGCCGCGCTGGCCGCCTCGGGCCTGTCCACGGCGTTGATCGGCACCATCGAGACCCGCATCGGCGGATCGCGGGTGCCCAGCGCGCTCACCACGCCGGAGGCTCCGCAGCTGCACGCGATGTTCGCACTGATGGTCGAGCAGGGCGTGCAGGCGGTCGTGATGGAGGTGTCCAGTCACGCGCTGGCACTGGGTCGCGTCGACGGCGTGCGCTTCGATGTGGGCGCGTTCACCAACCTCTCCCAGGACCACCTGGATTTCCACGCCGACTTCGAGGACTACTTCGCGGCCAAGCGCAAGTTGTTCGAGGCGTCTTCGCCGGTGGCCGCACGCACGGCGGTGATCTGCGTCGACGACGCGTGGGGCAGGCGGCTGGCCGACAGCCTCCCCGCCCCGGTGCGGGTCGCGGCGGCGGGCGAGGTCACCGGCGCCGCCGATTGGCGGGTCGTGGGTCCGGTGCGCACGCAAGGCGGCGGACAGGAGTTCACCGCGAGCGGGCCCGCGGGCGAGTTCGCGATGCGGCTGCGGCTGCCCGGCCGCTACAACGTCGCCAACGGGTTGCTCGCCTTGGCCGTGTGCGCGGCCGCGGGCGTCGATCCGGCGGTTGCCGCGCCCGCGCTGGGCGAGGTGGATGTGCCCGGCCGGATGCAGCGGGTCGAGGCGGGGCAGGACTTCCTGGCCGTGGTCGACTACGCGCACAAGCCCGCGGCTCTGGAATCGGTCATCGCCACCCTGCGCGAGCACCTGGCCGCCGGTGATCCGGCCGCGCCGGGCAGGCTGGCCGTGGTCGTCGGCGCGGGCGGGGACCGGGACGCGGGCAAGCGCGCGCTGATGGGCTCGGCGGGCGCGCGTGGGGCGGATCTGCTCGTCATCACCGACGACAATCCCCGCACCGAGGATCCGGCCGCCATCCGCGCCGCGCTGCGCGCCGGTGCGCTCGACGTGCCCGCACAGGTGCGCGGTGAGGTGCTCGAGATCGGCGACCGCGCCGAGGCGATCGAGGCCGCCGTACGCTGGGCGCGCCGTGGTGACGTGGTGCTGGTCGCGGGCAAGGGGCACGAGGCGGGGCAGGAGATCGACGGGGTGAAGCACCCGTTCGACGACCGCGAGGTGCTGGCGGCGGCCCTGGCGCGCAAGACGGGCGCGGAGGCGCGCACGTGAACGGTGGAGCGATACAGCATGTTCGGCACGATGGGCGCGACAGCCGCCCGGGAGATGCCCGTCCGTATCGGACGGGCACGGAGGACTTGACGGTTTCATGATCGAGATGACACTGCGGGAGATCGCGGAGGTCGTGGGCGGCACGCTGCACGACGTCGCAGACCCGGAGGTGCGGGTGACCGGCGCGGCCGAATTCGATTCGCGCCGTATCGGCGGCGGGGATCTGTTCCTGGCGCTGCCGGGTGAACGGGCCGACGGACACGACTTCGCACGCGATGCCGTCGCCGCGGGTGCGGCGGCGGTGCTCGCCGCGCGACCGGTCGGGGTGCCCGCGGTCGTGGTGGCGCCGAGCCCGGGCACGGTGCCCGTGGGTTCGCTCGCGGTCGCCCACGACCCGGACGGCTCCGGCGCCGCGGTGCTGGCCGCGCTGGCCGCGCTGGCCCGGTACAGCGTCGAAAAGCTGACCGCCGCAGGCGGCCTGGACGTGGTCGGGGTGACCGGTTCGTCCGGCAAGACCTCCACCAAGGATCTGCTGGCCGCGGTGCTCGCGCCGCTCGGGCCGGTGATCGCCCCGCCCGGATCGTTCAACAACGAACTCGGTCACCCCTGGACGGCCCTGCGTGCCGGATCGGGTACCCGGTTCCTGGTACTGGAGCTGTCCGCGCGCGGTCCCGGCCACATCGCCGCGCTGGCGCGGGTCGCGCCGCCGCGCATCGGCGTGGTGCTCAACGTCGGCACCGCCCACCTCGGCGAGTTCGGCAGCCGCGAGGCCATCGCCCGCACCAAGGGCGAACTGGTCGAGGCACTCCCCGAACACGGTCTCGCGGTGCTCAACGCCGACGATCCGCAGGTGGCCGCGATGGCCGAGCGCACGAAGGCCAGGGTGGTCACCTTCGGTCAGGCCGCGGGTGCGGACTTCCGGGCGAGCGAAGTGAGTCTCGACTCCGAGGCGCGCGCGTCCTTCACCATGCACACCCCGGCCGGGTCCACGCCGATCCGGCTGGCCGTGCACGGCGAACACCAGGTCGGCAACGCGCTGGCCGCCGCTGCCGTGGCCGCCGAATGCGGCGCCGACCTCGACACCATCGCCGCGGCCCTGACCGGCGCCCGGGCGGCCTCGGAGCGCCGGATGGACGTGCGCACCACCCCCGAGGGCGTGACGGTGGTCAACGACTCCTACAACGCCAACCCCGATTCGGTCCGCGCCGCGCTCAAGGCGCTGGTGACGATGGCCAGGGCAGGCGACACCCCGCGCCGCAGCTGGGCGGTGCTCGGCGAGATGGGCGAACTGGGCGAGGAATCGGTGGTCGAGCACGACGCCATCGGCAGGCTCGCGGTGCGCCTGGATGTCGACCGGCTGGTCGTCGTCGGTACCGGACGACCCTCCCGGGGAATGCACCAGGGCGCGGTGATGGAAGGCTCGTGGGGCGAGGAGTCGGTGCTGGTGCCCGACATCGACGCCGCGCTGGCCCTGCTCGACGACGAAGTCGAGCCGGGTGACGTGGTGCTGGTGAAGGCATCGAAGTCGGTGGGCCTGTGGCGGGTCGCCGAGCATCTGACCCGCGGGGCGGGCAGCG contains:
- a CDS encoding SAV_6107 family HEPN domain-containing protein, with amino-acid sequence MSRNAARERPGKAGILLDKADGLLLQAAGERDPRERFRTAYLAALRGAGAVLACTGADAAPRARSRNAWVLLQRAAPEFVMWADYFAARSELRAALEAGLDRDVGDADADEFASRVGAFLHDVADLLQSAARLRLAPGMSA
- a CDS encoding GNAT family N-acetyltransferase, yielding MTAVTPHQTPAPAVVDLSVADLRYRLHDALSVYVAAMEYPRGTENHRAPMWNEHTTRAGWQAVAALLPDDNGRVDARTSRMLGIAYGYHGAPNQWWHQQVRVGMRRCGWPEQSASELLSNYFELTELHVHPSAQGLGIGRTLLRRLLTGRAERAVLLSTPEVPAEENRAWRLYRREGFDDVIRDFVFSGDSRPFAILGRRLPL
- the mraZ gene encoding division/cell wall cluster transcriptional repressor MraZ yields the protein MFLGTYTPRLDDKGRLTLPAKFRDELAGGLMVTKSQDHSLAVYPKEEFTALARRAAAASRSNPQARAFVRALAAGTDEQRPDTQGRITLSADHRRYANLSRECVVIGSVDFLEIWDKQAWESYLAEHEEDYAQARDESLGGIF
- a CDS encoding DUF3040 domain-containing protein; translation: MPLSEHEQRMLEQIESALYAEDPKFASSVRGGRLRTTTSRRRLQAAALFALGLLLLVTGIAGPKPGGFPIISLIGFVIMFGAGVLLLTGGTKVSGGDVPTGRTGSGGPSGRSPGGRGPGGRQRKSGGFSERMEDRFRRRFEQD
- a CDS encoding LppM family (lipo)protein, yielding MLAGCLRVQVSMGVSSNDRVSGRIVAAVVPASAEDTGPQLTAPESLASKVRVEPYNQDGYVGSKVFFEDLSFGDVQQLSQLNEQAQGMIQLQFQRVGDLVSLNGRIDLKSVPPHGSDVQFTIAFPARVAKTNGTREGDNTVSWKLPPGEVSTLRAEVGYPDPNTRSFAGWAGIVGGITLAVAAIVAGMAYLNRNPTPEAPEHQFSWRRWWRSVKQFR
- a CDS encoding carotenoid biosynthesis protein — translated: MNESPSTAARWTRHLPMLFTVLLVLTQIGYPLTSGTARDRVTITVVLLSAATALAHATMTRGFRYAAGVLVIISGLGLSSEILGVATGLPYGCYEYALGPLGPSFAEVPLLIPLAWTGGLYPVWVVATLLADRAGAAREPARIVLTMAGALGWDLFLDPQMVDDDRWTWCDTDSGLPGIPEIPLTNYLGWLVVALFMALGLTIWERAAPPPSRQRSGVDNTVPVVVFLWTWLGSALAHLVFLGLPVSAGYGFVGMGVLGVPLLVVLVRHGFASVVRPPG
- a CDS encoding phytoene desaturase family protein, with translation MTVVVVGGGHNALVAAAYLARSGHAVEVLERDEVLGGAVSTVERFPGHRVDRGSSAHIMIRHTGIVEDLELARFGLRYIDCDPWGFAPAADGPPIVFHRSLDATCASIERACGSREADAYRRFVGIWGPRSTRVMRAFGAAPQPPHLLRSFWGLDTGSGGSALSREFLQSGDALLDSFFRDERLKAALAWFGAQSGPPMSEPGSAPMVGFAALMHTLPPGRAVGGSGALTEALAARLRADGATISTGEAATSLHRDGAGWRVRTEAGREIRAEAVIAGAHVLTTLDLLAAGGFDAGVIEDWRSRIRVGPGIGMIVRVATDALPAYPGASAAESARGLQLLVSDRAQLYRAHGAALAGDLPPRPAVLAMSFSALDPSIAPPGEHQLSLWAQWHPYRLADGSAWSEHAEREADRIIGEVDALAPGFAGSVRQRFTQTPVDLEREMGLLGGNVMHVEMSLDQVMMWRPLPELSGQRVPGAPGLYLTGASTHPGGGVSGASGRSAARLFLRDRRRSRIPFLSRR